The Sphingopyxis sp. CCNWLW2 genome contains the following window.
TCGCATGATCGGCTTCGTCGGGCTTCAGGCGATAATAGTCGCGCAAATCTGCGGCCGTCGCGACGCCAAGCGCGCGGGCGCTCCGTTCGATCAACGCGCGCTGCGCGCTTGCGGCGTCGGGGGTTGGCAGGGCGAGTACGGCCTTGGGCAACACGCGTTCGGGCAGGTCATAGACCCGCGCAAAGCTGCCGCGTCGCGTCGCGGTGGTGATCCGGCCCGACCAGAACAGAAATTCAAGCGCGTGTTTGGTGTGGCTCCACTCCCACCAACCGCTTTTGCTCGATCCATTCTCGAAATCGGCGGCGGCCAACGGCCCTTCGGCGATGATCCGGTCGAGCACCGCCTGCGCTTCGGCGCGGTGCTCGATCGCAAAGCGCTTCAGGGCCTGATAGCCGATCTCGCCCCGCTCGGCGCGCGCCATCCGCCAGCGGAGCAGCGGATGAAGGTCGAGCGGAAGCAGCGAGGCTTCATGCGCCCAATATTCGAACAGGCGCCGCTGGCGGGTGGGGCCCCAGGCATCGCGCTCGAGCAAAGTCCGATCATAGCTGCCGAGCCGAGAGAAGGCGGGAAGATAGTGCGCGCGCGCCAGAACGTTGACGCTATCGATCTGGAAGAGCCCCAGGCGGCCCAGCGATTTGCGCAAATGGAGGGCCGTCGGCTGTTCGGGGCGACCGACGCCGAAACCCTGCGCGGCGAGCGCGATCCGGCGCGCTTCCTTGAGAGAGAGGGTGATCGTCACTTGCGGAGGCTTGGCGCCGGCTTCGGGGAGCGTCAACCGTCATGGATGCCGCTGGCTGCGAAGCGGCTTGTGAAAGCCGGCCGTCGGGCGTTAGGGGTGCGGCATGGCTCAGCGCATCGATTCTCGCCATCCGTCACCATGCGATGCCGCGGGTGAGTAAAGCAAAGCCCAGCGATGGCGCGCGGCCGACCATGGCCGATGTAGCCCGCGAACTGGGCGTCGCGAAAATCACCGTTTCGCGCGCGCTGTCGAACCATTCGACGGTCAAGGACAGCACGCGCACGCTGATCCGCGAGACGGCCGAGCGCATGGGTTACCGGCTCAATGTGTCGGCGCGCAACCTGCGGCAACAGCGCACGCGGACGATCGCGGTCGTGATCGAAATGACGCCGTCGCACGAGCGCCTGATGAGCGAGCCCTATCCGTTGCTGCTGCTCGGCGGCATCCTTCAGGAACTGAGCGCGGCGGGGCAGAATATGGTGCTCACCACCATCGACCTGTTTTCGGAAGCGCCGCCCTCGGCCGACGGCGTGATCCTGTTGGGGCAGGGGGTGCATGACGACGCCGCCGCCGTGATCGAGGCGACCGGGCTGCCCTATGTCGTGTGGGGCGCCGAACATGGCCCGCCCGAACGGATCGTCGTCGGCAGCGACAATCGCGAGGGCGGGCGGCTCGCGGCCGAATATCTGCTCGGGCGCGGACGGCGACGGCTCCTGTTCCTCGGCGACGCGGAGCATGGCGAGGCTGAGGATCGCCTCAATGGTTTCCATGCTGGGCTCGCGGGTTCGAACGCGGTGCTGGTCGCCAATATTCCCTGCGCCTTCACCCTCGCCGCGGGCCGCGACGCGGTCGCGCCGCTGCTCGAAGGCGGCAAGCCCGGCTTCGACGGCATTTTTGCGAGCAGCGATGCGATTGCGATGGGCGCCATCGAGGCGCTGCAGGCGCGCGGACATGATGTGCCCGGTGCCGTGTCGGTGGTCGGTTTCGACGATTCGCCCGGCGCCGCGCTTTTTTCGCCCCGCCTGACGAGCATTCGGCAGGATTGGGGCTTCGGTGGCGAGTTGCTCGCGCAAAAGGTGCTCGACCTCGTCGCCGGAAAAGCGGTCGAATCGCGCGCGATGCCGGTCGCACTGATCGTCCGCGACAGCTAGCTCACAGGATAGTTTATCATTGCCTTCCAGCGGTTTCCCGCAAAATGGTATCGATACCTTGACATCGATACCATTTTGCGGGAAACCGAGCCCCAGAGCGGAGGGCCAAGCAGCCTTCGCCGTGGGTGAGGGTGCGTGGCGACAATCGAAAATCCTTCAGAAGCGATGCGGCTTGTCCGCCATGGCGATGCCGCGACCGGCGCGCAGGCGGCGGCGCTCTTTGCGCTCGCCA
Protein-coding sequences here:
- a CDS encoding winged helix-turn-helix domain-containing protein, whose translation is MTITLSLKEARRIALAAQGFGVGRPEQPTALHLRKSLGRLGLFQIDSVNVLARAHYLPAFSRLGSYDRTLLERDAWGPTRQRRLFEYWAHEASLLPLDLHPLLRWRMARAERGEIGYQALKRFAIEHRAEAQAVLDRIIAEGPLAAADFENGSSKSGWWEWSHTKHALEFLFWSGRITTATRRGSFARVYDLPERVLPKAVLALPTPDAASAQRALIERSARALGVATAADLRDYYRLKPDEADHAIAAEAEAGTLIPACVEGWSQKVWMHRDARLPRRVTGAALLAPFDPLIWERSRTERLFGFRYRIEIYVPQDKRTHGYYVLPLLMDDALVARVDLKADRQAGVLLAHRITLEPGAPAETLERLAIELDRMAAWLGLEGVRIGLTVASS
- a CDS encoding substrate-binding domain-containing protein; its protein translation is MADVARELGVAKITVSRALSNHSTVKDSTRTLIRETAERMGYRLNVSARNLRQQRTRTIAVVIEMTPSHERLMSEPYPLLLLGGILQELSAAGQNMVLTTIDLFSEAPPSADGVILLGQGVHDDAAAVIEATGLPYVVWGAEHGPPERIVVGSDNREGGRLAAEYLLGRGRRRLLFLGDAEHGEAEDRLNGFHAGLAGSNAVLVANIPCAFTLAAGRDAVAPLLEGGKPGFDGIFASSDAIAMGAIEALQARGHDVPGAVSVVGFDDSPGAALFSPRLTSIRQDWGFGGELLAQKVLDLVAGKAVESRAMPVALIVRDS